The following proteins are co-located in the Phaenicophaeus curvirostris isolate KB17595 chromosome 12, BPBGC_Pcur_1.0, whole genome shotgun sequence genome:
- the PLIN1 gene encoding perilipin-1, whose amino-acid sequence MTAKTNKTLQNGNAKENVLQRVLQLPVVSSTCESLQRTYASTKEAHPLMASVCEVYERGVQGAGALAKWSVEPVVRRLEPQFAVANNLACRGLDQLEEKIPALQYPVDKLASELKDTISSPIQSAKNTLGNSMDKIMELAAGGYEATKNTVETTAKYTRRNSVSQMAAAGVDTALGGLEKLVEYLLPEEDEEADQKPKESPRAVKVSQQKSSAPSTPSSPSTLGRIGALVNTVSHRAYHQTTQGLQHAKAKGQKIVICIPILGNLAKPSTSEEPQAHSDGQSTTAGWLSRRQSKVPEQKQEKVEKKDDTTTKEAGDGPGLVGSMAQNLQTACASGISSAKKVPSVAWDAAEGMILFSPRRLSKALETVDALGGTLISAPKHLLGTLYSYVPLRRQSVKEEEAAKGSKPSPETEKKEEDAKPATPPPEEKSQLRGDWRLYRGHHPLSFLGLEDPLFLRHNLYRSSAFEPECPLPRKSAFAPYNRRVSEGSYRFSPEATYNRAYYTSLYSPTFKKD is encoded by the exons ATGACAGCGAAGACAAATAAGACTCTGCAGAATGGAAATGCCAAG GAAAATGTGCTGCAGAGGGTCCTGCAGCTGCCGGTGGTGAGTTCAACCTGCGAAAGCCTCCAGAGGACATATGCCAGCACCAAGGAGGCCCACCCACTCATGGCCTCGGTGTGTGAGGTCTACGAGCGGGGCGTGCAGGGCGCCGGCGCCTTGGCCAAGTGGAGCGTGGAGCCCGTGGTGCGCAGGCTGGAGCCTCAGT TTGCTGTGGCTAACAACCTAGCTTGCCGGGGCTTGGACCAACTGGAAGAGAAGATCCCTGCCCTCCAGTATCCTGTCGACAAG CTTGCATCCGAACTGAAGGATACCATCTCCTCCCCCATCCAAAGTGCCAAAAACACTCTTGGCAACTCCATGGATAAGATCATggagctggcagcaggaggTTACGAGGCCACCAAGAACACTGTGGAAACAACGGCAAAGTACACAAGGAGGAACTCAGTGAGCCAGATGGCAGCCGCGGGGGTCGACACAGCcctgggagggctggagaagctggTGGAGTACCTGCTGccagaggaggatgaagaagcaG ATCAGAAGCCCAAAGAGTCACCTAGGGCAGTAAAGGTCTCCCAGCAGAagtccagtgctcccagcactcccagctctcccagcaccCTGGGCCGGATTGGTGCATTGGTTAACACTGTCTCCCACCGCGCTTACCACCAAACCACTCAAGGCCTCCAGCACGCCAAAGCCAAAGGGCAGAAGATAGTCATCTGCATCCCCATTCTG GGCAACCTGGCCAAGCCCAGCACGTCTGAGGAACCACAGGCCCACAGTGATGGGCAGAGCACCACAGCTGGCTGGCTGAGTCGTCGGCAGAGCAAGGTGCcagagcagaagcaggagaaggtggagaagaaaGATGACACCACCACCAAGGAG GCAGGGGATGGCCCTGGGCTGGTGGGCAGCATGGCACAAAACCTGCAAACCGCCTGCGCCTCCGGCATCTCCAGTGCAAAGAAAGTCCCATCCGTGGCCTGGGACGCGGCAGAGGGGATGATCCTCTTCAGCCCCCGCAGACTGTCCAAGGCTTTGGAGACAGTGGATGCTCTGGGGGGGACACTCATCAGTGCCCCCAAACATCTGCTGGGCACCCTGTACAGCTATGTGCCG CTCCGCAGGCAGTCAGtgaaggaagaggaggcagcCAAGGGCAGCAAGCCCAGCCCGGAgacagagaagaaggaggaggatgccaAACCTGCCACCCCGCCCCCGGAGGAGAAATCCCAGCTGAGGGGTGACTGGCGGCTGTACCGTGGCCATCACCCCCTCTCCTTCCTGGGGCTCGAGGACCCCCTCTTCCTGCGGCACAACCTCTATCGCAGCTCTGCCTTCGAGCCTGAGTGCCCCCTCCCAAGGAAATCTGCCTTTGCCCCCTACAACAGGCGGGTGAGCGAGGGCTCCTACCGCTTCAGCCCCGAGGCCACATACAACCGGGCTTACTACACCAGCCTCTACAGCCCTACCTTCAAGAAGGACTGA
- the LOC138725917 gene encoding ras-related and estrogen-regulated growth inhibitor-like protein, which yields MATLGMGLRLPLRRSASFTPDHPALVEVPSPTTLKMEANVLVMGAENVGKSALTVRFLTRRFIGEYGDMEFIYSHNLTVDGREILFHIWDVPNSQEQTEEGSSEEKRIQWADSFVLVYSICDRASFNILPLKIQFIKATKEGQSQEKVPIVIVGNKRDLHHQRVVSSEEGRLLALSLDCGFYEVSAAEAYHGALMVFHGLAERIPDTKLALKKGTGIRGIVKTMSAVFARKRTDSL from the exons ATGGCCACGCTCGGCATGGGGCTTCGGCTCCCGCTGCGCCGGAGCGCCAGCTTCACTCCTGACCATCCTGCCCTCGTGGAGGTACCCAGCCCCACCACCCTGAAGATGGAAGCCAATGTCCTCGTTATGGGAGCAGAAAACGTGGGGAAATCAG CTCTGACTGTGCGTTTCCTCACCCGACGCTTTATCGGAGAGTATGGAGACATGG AGTTCATCTACAGCCACAACCTAACTGTGGATGGACGAGAGATTCTCTTCCATATCTGGGATGTCCCTAATTCACAG GAACAGACAGAGGAGGGATCCTCGGAGGAGAAGCGAATTCAGTGGGCAGACAGCTTTGTCCTGGTCTACAGTATCTGCGACCGTGCCAGTTTCAACATCCTGCCTCTCAAAATCCAGTTCATCAAGGCGACTAAGGAGGGGCAGAGCCAGGAGAAGGTTCCCATTGTAATTGTGGGCAACAAACGTGACCTACACCACCAAAGGGTGGTGTCCAGCGAGGAGGGTCGGCTCCTGGCCCTCTCTTTAGACTGTGGTTTCTATGAGgtctctgcagctgaggcttATCATGGGGCCCTCATGGTCTTCCATGGACTGGCTGAGCGCATCCCTGACACCAAACTGGCACTGAAAAAGGGTACAGGGATCCGTGGCATTGTCAAGACCATGTCAGCTGTGTTTGCCCGTAAGCGAACGGACTCCCTCTGA